From a region of the Halomonas sp. HL-93 genome:
- the sufT gene encoding putative Fe-S cluster assembly protein SufT produces the protein MDIEQVASLQRGQSLPLQRDVEAIAIPFGSTEQLAEDSVVSVMQAKGSTVSVGFEGRLFLIEGSNLDALGLPPLPRPTLHENATEDEIEQFVWDQLRTCFDPEIPVNIVDLGLVYGCRIERLISGERMVTIRMTLTAPGCGMGDVIAADARNKILGAPQISKVHTEIVFSPPWSRDMMSEEAKLELGMF, from the coding sequence ATGGATATCGAGCAAGTAGCCAGTCTGCAGCGTGGGCAAAGCTTACCGCTTCAACGCGATGTGGAGGCGATCGCAATTCCGTTTGGCAGCACTGAACAGCTTGCGGAAGACAGCGTTGTCAGCGTCATGCAAGCGAAGGGCAGTACGGTCAGTGTTGGCTTTGAAGGGCGGTTGTTTTTAATTGAGGGCAGTAACCTTGATGCGTTAGGGCTCCCGCCGCTGCCTCGGCCGACGCTGCACGAGAACGCTACGGAAGACGAAATCGAACAGTTCGTCTGGGATCAGCTGCGGACGTGCTTCGACCCGGAAATACCGGTCAATATTGTCGATCTGGGGCTGGTTTACGGCTGCCGAATTGAGCGGCTGATCAGCGGAGAGCGTATGGTGACCATTCGCATGACGCTCACCGCCCCCGGCTGCGGCATGGGCGATGTTATCGCCGCCGATGCGCGTAATAAGATTCTAGGCGCGCCGCAAATCAGCAAGGTGCATACCGAGATTGTCTTCAGCCCGCCCTGGAGCCGTGACATGATGAGCGAAGAGGCGAAGCTTGAGCTGGGTATGTTTTAA
- a CDS encoding SanA/YdcF family protein — protein sequence MRTPLIKWVSRMLMSLGALLLLATLLFVGGNLWVLGRTAPYIHEQLSQCVPAEVGVVFGTSHWTRSGMRNPHFHARMRTAARLVDQQKVQHLLLSGDNRTQAYNEPRAMWRDLSRRGVAPEQLTMDFAGFSTYDTLSRARDVFQLDKAVLITQDWHLPRAIYIAQALGMQVTGCVAAEHDGAGGWHVLMREWAARVATLGDLYIWDREPYFLGPPEPIQSLPARTD from the coding sequence ATGCGTACACCGCTGATCAAATGGGTGTCGCGCATGTTAATGTCGCTAGGAGCGTTACTGCTGCTGGCGACTTTGCTATTTGTGGGTGGCAATCTGTGGGTGTTGGGACGAACGGCCCCTTACATCCATGAGCAGCTTTCCCAGTGTGTACCCGCCGAGGTGGGGGTGGTGTTTGGTACATCGCACTGGACGCGCAGCGGCATGCGAAATCCTCACTTCCATGCAAGAATGCGCACCGCCGCTCGCTTGGTTGACCAGCAAAAAGTACAACACCTGCTGCTTTCTGGCGACAACCGCACTCAGGCCTACAATGAACCGCGCGCCATGTGGCGTGACTTATCCCGCCGCGGCGTTGCCCCCGAGCAGTTGACCATGGATTTTGCGGGTTTCAGCACCTACGACACCCTGTCGAGAGCGCGCGATGTTTTTCAGTTAGACAAAGCGGTATTGATTACGCAGGACTGGCATTTGCCCAGAGCGATATATATCGCCCAGGCTTTGGGCATGCAAGTCACTGGCTGCGTCGCGGCAGAGCACGACGGAGCGGGTGGCTGGCACGTGCTAATGCGTGAGTGGGCAGCTAGGGTGGCAACGCTCGGTGATTTATATATCTGGGATCGTGAGCCTTACTTTTTAGGCCCACCTGAACCTATTCAAAGCTTGCCCGCCCGCACTGATTAG
- the rimK gene encoding 30S ribosomal protein S6--L-glutamate ligase, whose amino-acid sequence MHIALLSRNRNLYSTRRLVEAAEGRGHTARVVDTLRCYMSIASHHPSIHYKGEEIEPFDAVIPRIGSSVTFYGCAVLRQFEMMGTYVINDNVSITRSRDKLRSLQLLSRKGLGLPITGFAHSPDDIPDLITMVKGAPLVIKLLEGTQGIGVVLAETNQAAESVIQAFMGMKANIMVQEYIKEARGADIRCFVIGDKVVASMKRQAADGEFRSNLHRGGTASLIRITPEERSTAIRAAKAMGLRVAGVDLLRSNHGPVIMEVNSSPGLQGIERATGKDIASMIIEHIEKNAMPARKAPPKPKG is encoded by the coding sequence ATGCACATCGCTTTGCTTTCTCGTAATCGCAATCTCTACTCTACTCGCCGCCTAGTGGAAGCGGCTGAAGGTCGTGGACACACCGCGCGGGTAGTCGACACGCTGCGCTGCTATATGAGCATTGCCTCCCACCACCCGTCGATTCACTATAAGGGCGAAGAGATCGAGCCTTTCGACGCGGTTATTCCGCGTATTGGCTCATCCGTCACCTTTTATGGCTGTGCGGTACTTCGCCAATTTGAAATGATGGGCACCTACGTTATTAATGATAACGTCTCGATTACGCGTTCGCGGGATAAACTGCGCTCCCTGCAACTGCTGTCGCGTAAAGGGCTGGGCCTACCGATTACCGGCTTTGCTCACTCCCCCGACGATATTCCCGATCTCATCACCATGGTGAAAGGTGCACCGCTGGTTATCAAGCTGCTGGAAGGCACCCAAGGGATTGGCGTGGTATTAGCCGAAACCAACCAAGCGGCTGAATCGGTCATTCAGGCTTTTATGGGCATGAAGGCCAACATCATGGTTCAGGAATACATTAAAGAAGCACGCGGCGCCGATATTCGTTGTTTCGTGATCGGCGATAAAGTGGTCGCCTCCATGAAGCGTCAGGCGGCCGATGGCGAGTTTCGCTCGAACCTACATCGCGGGGGAACAGCCAGCTTGATTCGGATCACACCGGAAGAACGCTCGACGGCCATCCGTGCGGCTAAGGCCATGGGGTTGCGGGTTGCCGGTGTTGATTTGCTGCGCTCTAACCATGGCCCAGTGATCATGGAGGTTAATTCCTCACCCGGCTTGCAGGGCATAGAGCGCGCTACAGGCAAAGACATTGCCAGCATGATTATTGAGCATATTGAAAAAAATGCCATGCCGGCGCGCAAGGCACCGCCTAAGCCTAAAGGTTAA